Below is a window of Demequina muriae DNA.
GGAGATCACCGATGCGAGTCACTCCGACCTTGCCTCGCGGAAGAACTCGGTAATCGCCCCCTATGAGTGGCTCTACCCGGACGAGCCCGGTCGAGTCGAGCGCAGCAGCCACGTCCGATGAGCAGCGCACCGTGGCCCCGTCGTCGCGCAACTCGTCGAGCACGACCGTCTGCGGCATCGGCTACGCCTCCTGCCCGCCCGACGTACCCAGGAGCAGGTCGAGCGAGAACTCCTCACGGATAGCCGCAGGGCTCCGGTGCCCGTAGTAGTGCTCAAACAGGAGTGGAAGGATGTCGAAATCCCAGATGTCGCGGAGCCCTTCGGCCGTCCTCGCGTCATCTCGCATGAAGTACGAGGGGCCGATGCGCAGATCACGTTCCTCAATAAGCGCGTTCAGACGCCCGAGCAAGGTGGCAAGCCGTGGGTCGCCATCAGAGGCGGCGAGATAGCGATCCAGGACGCCTGAGACCGGCGCGGTGTCCGGGTGGAACTCCATGAACGCAAAACGACGACGGATTGCGGCATCAACGAGTCCGATCGAACGGTCGGTGGTGTTCATCGTGCCGATGATGTGGAGATTGTCAGGCAGGCTGAATTGGGTCTTCGGACTGTAGAGCAGTGAGGCAGTCTCACCCCGGTACTCAAGCAGGAAATACAACTCGCCGAACACCTTGGCGAGGTTGCCCCGATTCATCTCATCGATGATGAGGAAGTGCGGCTGATCAGGGTTGTCCGCAGCGCTAGCCGCGAGAAGCCGGAGAGGTCCGCGCTGCAGAGAGAAGCCGCCGTCATGCTCCCCACCCCGCGGCCGAAAGCCCTCGAAGAAGTCCTCGTAGGAGTAGGACGGGTGGAACTGCACCAGCCGTACCGCATCTTCCGACCCGGCGATCGCCAGAGCCAGCTTGCGCGCCGCATACGTCTTGCCGGTGCCGGGCGGGCCGTAGAACACGACTTGACGACGACTCTCGAGCACGCGCGCGATCCTGCCCAACTGGGCGGGCGTCATATGGAGGTCTTCGGCAACACGATGCGCCACATCCGCGAAGCTGACACCTACCTTCGGCCCATCGCCCTTGCCACTCTCGCTCTCTCCTTCGAGCCACTGCTCTCGGAATGGAGAGTCGTAGAAGCTCAGATACTCAGTCCCGGTTTCGCTCTGCAAGCCTCTGTCAATCGCGAACAGGTCGCGCTGGATATCGACATTCCGGGATCCCCGCTGCCCACCGAGAAAGCGCGCGAATGCCTTCCGGATTCGCTTGATGTGGTCGCTCGACACGATCGGATGGAAGTAGCTCGGCCACGCGACGTAGCAGAGCACCATTCGCATGTGTGAATCTGCGGCAGTCGGCCCCTCGACTCCTTCGAGGAAGTCCAGCCACTCCCACGGGTCGCTGAGCAACTTCGCCCTCTCGGGTACCTCGAGAGCTCGCCACTCGGCGACCATCCGTGCCGCAAAGATGAGATGACGCCACTGGCTCTGGTTGAAGTACGCACCGCCCCCAAACACGCCCTCCTCGGAGAACGCCGTCTCAAGCGCGTCTGGGAGTACCCACTCGGTCGCGGCAATTCCATTGCACACCGCAAGTGCCTTGTGGGCCCCTGCAAGGCCAACGTTTGACGTCGCCAACTGACGGACGAACTGCAACTCGGCAAGGAGTTGCACGGCCTCGACCGACGCGCCGTCGAACTGCAGCTTCAACTGCTCGTAGAAGCCGGGGGCCTGGTCTCCCGGTGGTTGCTGCGAAATGCGAGTCGCGACCTCGATTGCAGCCTCAGCCGTCCACACGGAAGCGCCTCCCGTGAGAGGCGACGCGTCCATGCGCAGCCCCGCTTCGAGGATCGACCACGCGGCATCTTCCACAACAGCATTGATGCGGTTGCCGCGCACATGTCCTTGAGTTTCGCCGCGCCAC
It encodes the following:
- a CDS encoding McrB family protein; its protein translation is MSDTPVELTPADLAAELGVSPREVRRFLRREFARPEETHDTPWQVTADEARAVRERFAPLGAERSQDLGDDARWREFAEIARDVLEAGRVDIDRYEREYKGVVRDRMRAARDAVSEGRDGWVAELAAALDSGENLVFHITRARFRDLLTEHPSSTRAQLLELWESEGSPKGVAAFSAFVREARQDLGPGDAVALASNLLLAVADVAPFRARPVARALRLVGAEPAPAANVAARWSQFIGMLTRADIALEAAGIEPDDRIHTQSIVWTLIEYDAADIADGPLADRVRQWRGETQGHVRGNRINAVVEDAAWSILEAGLRMDASPLTGGASVWTAEAAIEVATRISQQPPGDQAPGFYEQLKLQFDGASVEAVQLLAELQFVRQLATSNVGLAGAHKALAVCNGIAATEWVLPDALETAFSEEGVFGGGAYFNQSQWRHLIFAARMVAEWRALEVPERAKLLSDPWEWLDFLEGVEGPTAADSHMRMVLCYVAWPSYFHPIVSSDHIKRIRKAFARFLGGQRGSRNVDIQRDLFAIDRGLQSETGTEYLSFYDSPFREQWLEGESESGKGDGPKVGVSFADVAHRVAEDLHMTPAQLGRIARVLESRRQVVFYGPPGTGKTYAARKLALAIAGSEDAVRLVQFHPSYSYEDFFEGFRPRGGEHDGGFSLQRGPLRLLAASAADNPDQPHFLIIDEMNRGNLAKVFGELYFLLEYRGETASLLYSPKTQFSLPDNLHIIGTMNTTDRSIGLVDAAIRRRFAFMEFHPDTAPVSGVLDRYLAASDGDPRLATLLGRLNALIEERDLRIGPSYFMRDDARTAEGLRDIWDFDILPLLFEHYYGHRSPAAIREEFSLDLLLGTSGGQEA